A genomic segment from Treponema sp. J25 encodes:
- a CDS encoding tetratricopeptide repeat protein, with protein sequence MRCGRFLWCLGMAGSLVLASSCSSWVRASWEVVRGVYHMERNHPSEALGAFQLSLTDRDVYPYGMYNLATLALSLGEYEQAELRYSRLLEELQMQEPEAVPQKNRELLFRIWYNRGYVRYVLENYEGALSDFRSALILKPSEGTAKRNLELALKALEQKKAHTGTIHSMEMSRKKDAGTVLFEYLRQREGTLWKSPRGEDTEPVPLDY encoded by the coding sequence ATGAGATGCGGACGTTTTCTGTGGTGTCTTGGAATGGCCGGTTCCCTGGTATTGGCCAGTTCCTGTAGTTCCTGGGTCAGAGCTTCCTGGGAAGTGGTCCGAGGGGTATACCATATGGAACGAAATCACCCTTCGGAGGCCCTGGGGGCCTTTCAGTTGAGTCTTACGGACCGCGACGTGTATCCCTACGGCATGTATAATCTTGCCACCCTGGCCCTTTCTTTAGGAGAATATGAACAGGCGGAACTTCGGTATTCCCGGTTATTAGAGGAACTCCAGATGCAAGAGCCAGAGGCGGTCCCTCAGAAAAACAGGGAGTTACTCTTCCGAATATGGTATAACCGGGGCTATGTCCGGTATGTGCTCGAAAATTATGAAGGGGCCCTGAGTGATTTTCGTTCTGCCTTAATCCTAAAACCTTCAGAAGGAACGGCAAAACGGAATCTGGAACTGGCCCTTAAAGCCCTGGAACAGAAGAAGGCCCATACGGGAACTATCCATTCTATGGAAATGAGTAGAAAAAAAGACGCAGGAACAGTGCTTTTTGAATATCTTAGACAGCGGGAAGGAACACTATGGAAAAGCCCTCGAGGGGAAGATACAGAACCGGTTCCTCTGGATTATTAA
- a CDS encoding MerC domain-containing protein, which yields MMGGLLCAEEPASRPVILEISPSTPLVNQEVCFTFFVDFPDPSGVEILFPPLPPQLVLDRIIRDVQRARPEMGFTEPRISRIRFYFIPRQVIQEKVGPYTVRIQGKEYAVAPVFLSVLDTPDVGGITRQEEALPPLSWELPPTGFRVGSATEVRLVLGERGSFFKGNLQDWTSQVSLHPDWIVEQTAIPSPGGASETVGGNDSFEVLRLTLTPLREGALMLPEVVLRTGQGAVLKSPVQEVRVGSALAGENRRGLVTERPAARESPAKSRELTSARATSQKKEDGPHQVLKEGEDIAALFEGVPSFLTALLAPSVETQVLPLWKNGEYGKALGAVRRLERDSPVGFLYRGPRRILEEKLGLPSGPDEYPLFWMYFFVLLILIGIGGWLWWSFGYKPYQTHKRLFPLGAVTFFLLILFFVVWYGGTSFFPRIIYGGRPAIIGETTSLYQLPYFTEDEAKQSRKGTAVKAGERVLVQVLSSPWCYVVLSHQEIGWIQREKLYFY from the coding sequence ATGATGGGAGGCCTTCTTTGTGCGGAAGAGCCTGCTTCTCGACCGGTCATACTCGAGATAAGCCCTTCTACCCCGCTGGTGAATCAGGAAGTATGCTTTACCTTCTTTGTTGATTTCCCCGACCCTTCGGGGGTAGAAATCCTCTTCCCACCGTTGCCTCCGCAACTTGTCCTGGACCGGATAATTCGGGATGTCCAGAGGGCTCGACCCGAGATGGGCTTTACGGAGCCGCGGATCAGCCGCATTCGCTTTTATTTTATTCCCCGGCAAGTAATTCAGGAGAAGGTTGGCCCCTACACTGTCCGTATCCAGGGGAAGGAATATGCGGTGGCCCCGGTGTTTCTTTCTGTTCTGGATACTCCTGATGTGGGAGGGATAACTCGACAGGAAGAAGCCCTTCCCCCCCTTAGCTGGGAACTGCCCCCTACGGGATTTAGAGTTGGAAGTGCAACAGAGGTCCGGTTGGTTCTAGGTGAAAGGGGAAGCTTTTTTAAAGGAAACCTACAGGATTGGACGAGTCAGGTCTCGTTACATCCCGATTGGATCGTGGAACAGACCGCTATTCCCTCTCCAGGGGGGGCTTCTGAAACGGTGGGAGGAAATGACTCTTTTGAGGTTCTCCGGCTTACCCTTACTCCTCTGCGGGAGGGGGCTCTTATGCTTCCTGAGGTAGTGTTGCGGACGGGACAGGGGGCGGTGCTTAAAAGCCCTGTGCAGGAGGTGCGTGTAGGGTCTGCGCTTGCTGGAGAAAATCGTAGGGGATTGGTGACAGAAAGACCAGCCGCCAGGGAATCCCCCGCGAAAAGTCGGGAACTTACTTCGGCCAGAGCAACTTCCCAAAAGAAGGAGGATGGCCCCCACCAGGTTCTAAAAGAAGGAGAAGACATTGCTGCGTTGTTTGAGGGGGTCCCCTCTTTTCTCACAGCCCTGCTTGCCCCCTCTGTAGAAACGCAGGTGCTTCCCCTGTGGAAAAATGGGGAGTATGGGAAAGCCCTTGGTGCTGTGCGTCGCCTTGAGCGGGATAGCCCCGTGGGGTTTCTGTATCGTGGCCCCCGTAGGATCCTTGAAGAGAAGCTGGGGCTGCCGTCTGGTCCAGATGAATATCCCCTTTTCTGGATGTATTTTTTTGTATTGCTAATTCTTATTGGCATTGGTGGATGGCTCTGGTGGAGCTTTGGCTATAAACCCTATCAAACCCATAAAAGGCTGTTTCCCCTTGGGGCCGTAACCTTTTTCTTGTTGATTTTATTTTTTGTGGTGTGGTACGGTGGTACCTCTTTTTTCCCCCGGATAATCTATGGAGGAAGGCCTGCGATCATAGGGGAGACAACCTCCTTGTATCAACTTCCGTATTTTACCGAGGATGAGGCAAAACAAAGCAGGAAGGGAACTGCCGTGAAAGCGGGAGAAAGGGTCCTGGTGCAGGTGTTGTCCTCTCCCTGGTGTTATGTGGTGCTTTCCCATCAAGAGATTGGGTGGATCCAGAGGGAAAAACTGTATTTTTATTAA
- a CDS encoding Smr/MutS family protein — MNFGDILDAWEGRKRPTQKGEKNEKKASSQGAERTSMQHPAPSFSGRDKRQIEKKKESTVKESSGTREEGTYRSASELRDVLTAWLDVHGIEDKDKALDRLKEEVEEQQERRRRLLQKHPDATIDLHGCTRDEAWDALSLFFQQALREGAEKVLIIHGKGNHSPSEAVLIRTVRQFIERHPAAGTHGFAPPQWGGSGATWVILKHKKGTKQR, encoded by the coding sequence ATGAATTTTGGAGATATTCTTGATGCCTGGGAAGGACGAAAGAGGCCTACCCAAAAAGGGGAAAAAAATGAAAAGAAAGCATCTAGCCAGGGAGCAGAGAGAACTTCTATGCAACATCCCGCCCCATCCTTTTCTGGTAGGGACAAGAGGCAGATTGAAAAGAAAAAAGAATCAACGGTGAAGGAATCTTCCGGAACGAGGGAGGAAGGGACATACCGTTCCGCTTCGGAACTAAGGGATGTGCTTACCGCCTGGCTCGATGTTCACGGTATAGAAGATAAGGATAAAGCCTTAGATCGCCTTAAAGAGGAAGTGGAGGAACAACAGGAACGGCGACGAAGGTTGTTACAAAAACACCCTGATGCAACCATCGATTTACACGGCTGTACCCGGGACGAGGCCTGGGATGCCCTTTCTCTTTTCTTTCAGCAAGCCCTTCGAGAGGGGGCAGAAAAGGTGCTTATCATTCATGGGAAGGGAAATCATTCTCCTTCTGAAGCGGTGCTTATTCGAACGGTTCGGCAATTTATTGAACGGCACCCTGCTGCCGGGACTCATGGCTTTGCACCACCACAGTGGGGTGGTTCTGGCGCTACCTGGGTAATTCTAAAGCATAAAAAAGGAACTAAACAACGATAG
- a CDS encoding response regulator, with translation MKQVLIIDEAPLLREYLKSKLSEQGIAVTVAINGLDGISKTRTVMPDLIILDYHLTRISTLEVLKEIKQNPNTAKIPIIITAQKMDQKKIIELVSYNVKKVFTKPVKIDALLETISEMLDVPIDIDNTPSIVEAHVNDDVLFIEIAEGLNREKLELLRYKISELIALYEIRVPKVILLLSNMKLSYADMPNLEKLFEVILSASRAPQRYIRVLTNDEFTRRFIEGRKDLANIEVSKDLFSALEGLLSEFTGEYELGEKKIELAGERVLQAEAGPEGEAVHLKFQTEKKRALTSIEESRDFLQGLKIAVVDDDPIIQQLIKTTFEKGGAMVYAYSDGQEFMEALKKETFDLIFLDLLMPRIDGFGVLQRLKSADLGIPVIVLSAVSQRNTVIKAFQAGSKSYLIKPLKPLDIITKTLEILRPGV, from the coding sequence ATGAAACAGGTACTTATCATTGATGAGGCTCCTCTTCTGCGGGAATATCTTAAAAGTAAGTTATCCGAACAGGGCATAGCTGTAACCGTGGCCATCAACGGCCTTGATGGGATCTCAAAGACCCGTACCGTGATGCCAGACCTTATTATTCTGGATTATCATCTTACCCGGATTTCTACCCTAGAGGTGCTTAAAGAAATAAAACAGAATCCCAATACGGCTAAGATCCCTATCATCATCACAGCCCAGAAAATGGATCAAAAAAAGATCATCGAACTCGTTTCGTACAACGTAAAAAAGGTATTTACCAAACCGGTAAAAATCGATGCCCTCCTGGAAACTATTTCCGAAATGCTGGATGTTCCCATCGATATTGATAACACTCCCAGCATTGTAGAAGCCCATGTAAACGATGACGTCCTCTTTATAGAAATTGCAGAAGGCCTTAATAGAGAAAAGCTTGAGCTTTTACGGTACAAAATCTCAGAACTTATCGCCCTCTACGAAATACGCGTTCCCAAGGTGATTCTGTTGTTAAGCAACATGAAACTTTCCTATGCGGACATGCCAAATTTGGAAAAATTATTCGAGGTTATCCTCAGTGCTTCCCGGGCACCCCAGCGGTACATCAGGGTGCTTACCAATGACGAGTTTACCCGTCGCTTTATCGAAGGAAGAAAGGATCTTGCAAATATCGAAGTAAGTAAAGACCTCTTTTCTGCCCTCGAAGGGCTCTTGAGCGAATTTACCGGAGAATACGAATTAGGAGAAAAGAAAATAGAACTCGCCGGGGAACGGGTTCTTCAGGCAGAGGCAGGCCCTGAAGGAGAGGCGGTACATCTTAAATTCCAGACCGAAAAGAAACGGGCCCTTACCAGTATCGAAGAAAGCCGGGACTTTTTACAGGGCCTCAAGATCGCCGTCGTAGACGATGATCCGATAATTCAACAGTTAATTAAAACCACCTTCGAGAAAGGGGGCGCGATGGTATATGCCTACTCGGACGGTCAAGAGTTTATGGAGGCCCTAAAGAAAGAAACCTTCGACTTGATTTTCCTGGATCTCCTTATGCCCCGGATCGATGGGTTTGGGGTATTGCAAAGACTTAAAAGCGCCGACCTGGGTATTCCCGTCATAGTGCTTTCTGCCGTGAGTCAGCGGAACACGGTGATTAAGGCCTTCCAGGCAGGAAGCAAGAGCTACCTCATCAAACCCCTCAAACCGCTGGACATTATCACGAAGACCTTAGAAATTCTTCGCCCCGGGGTATAA
- a CDS encoding response regulator has translation MSNLLLSEALYGELFKEAPIPLAILDEKGFVLESNDRFRLTFYALTGQNIQDIPQSLPEFFSERDVYKFPYHFSRLITGSSQSVHFVSSFRNTSSQSRWLHITASLIPEKEDAPLPQRGPFIIVAVEDKTEDYQKTQQLQEEKEIANRAIETKSLFLANMSHEIRTPLQTIIGMLELLEETNLNREQQEYTHQIRFSAEVLLSLVNDILDYSKIEAGKLELEYAEFPVEEIIEQAVDMIALEAHRKGLELLMYIPLDTRIRIKGDAHRLRQVLINLIKNAVKFTREGSVTVSVRRNSYQGKPALTFSVADTGMGVDPSIRPYLFTSFFQGDPSTTRKFGGTGLGLAISRHLVQSMGGEIGMVPNEGRGSIFSFTIPIEESPFPLDIPYLQACQECRILIVDDVFESRQILTTYLSEGGYRHIEGCASGEEAMSLMKKASQSGRPYDLVFIDMLMPRMDGWRLAAEINRDRAINSARLILMVSQGMMGAEAKMTLLQWFNGYITKPIKRRELFEVIQQALITTIDLEDTQESQEVSEGETFVPSDKETSLLSRKGIPVSVAESSRPSLSLRILVVEDHPINQQLFVTILQRLGYRDIETANNGEEALTLVRQTKPELIFMDIQMPGMNGYEVTQHLREEGFEGPIIAVTASALSEERERCLQAGMNDIITKPYKRQDIAQVVSRWTGAILQKKPGSATSEEARQPPSTNETRTNYVQEEKATPRNNEFRGVSRIFEESEEIEELEVIEEDAKEEPIFDVDELLDNFLGEIETVIPLLAQFLERTEGKIQQLPDLLRNQSWETLEREAHTIKGSALNLGAHGLGKAALTLEEATKKKDPALIPSAIQVVAQAFKVFKEHAQRVISEHTREKKEDESP, from the coding sequence ATGAGCAACCTTCTTTTATCAGAAGCCCTCTACGGCGAGCTTTTTAAGGAAGCCCCTATTCCGCTGGCTATCCTTGATGAAAAGGGCTTTGTGCTCGAAAGCAACGATCGTTTTCGTTTAACTTTTTATGCGTTAACAGGACAGAATATTCAGGATATACCCCAGAGTTTGCCGGAATTCTTTTCTGAACGGGATGTGTATAAGTTTCCCTACCATTTTTCGAGGCTTATCACGGGAAGCAGCCAGAGCGTTCACTTTGTTTCTTCTTTTCGGAATACCTCGAGCCAGTCCCGGTGGCTCCACATTACGGCCTCGCTGATCCCTGAAAAAGAGGATGCCCCCCTTCCGCAACGGGGCCCCTTTATCATCGTGGCGGTAGAAGACAAAACAGAGGACTACCAGAAAACCCAGCAACTGCAGGAAGAAAAGGAAATTGCCAACCGCGCCATTGAAACAAAAAGTCTTTTCCTTGCAAACATGAGCCACGAGATTCGTACCCCCCTGCAGACCATCATTGGCATGCTTGAACTTCTGGAAGAAACAAACCTTAACCGGGAACAACAGGAATACACCCACCAAATTCGGTTTTCTGCGGAGGTCCTCCTTTCCCTGGTAAACGATATCCTGGATTATTCCAAAATAGAAGCGGGCAAACTCGAACTTGAATATGCAGAATTTCCGGTAGAAGAAATCATAGAACAAGCGGTGGACATGATTGCCCTGGAAGCCCACCGCAAGGGGCTAGAGCTTTTGATGTATATTCCCCTGGATACCCGGATCCGCATAAAAGGGGATGCCCACCGGCTCCGTCAGGTACTTATCAACCTGATTAAAAACGCCGTTAAATTCACCCGGGAAGGGAGCGTTACCGTTTCGGTCCGCCGAAACTCCTATCAGGGCAAGCCCGCCCTGACCTTTTCAGTTGCCGACACGGGCATGGGGGTAGACCCCTCTATTCGCCCCTATCTTTTTACCAGCTTTTTTCAGGGCGACCCCTCTACCACCCGAAAGTTCGGAGGAACCGGTCTGGGCCTTGCCATAAGTCGTCATTTAGTGCAGTCCATGGGGGGAGAAATCGGCATGGTCCCCAATGAAGGGCGGGGCTCTATCTTTAGCTTTACCATTCCCATAGAAGAGTCCCCCTTCCCCCTGGATATCCCCTACCTGCAGGCATGTCAGGAATGCCGCATCCTGATTGTAGACGATGTCTTTGAAAGTCGTCAGATCCTTACCACCTATTTGAGCGAAGGGGGCTATCGCCACATAGAAGGGTGCGCTTCGGGAGAAGAGGCCATGAGCCTGATGAAGAAGGCCTCCCAAAGTGGACGTCCCTACGATCTTGTGTTCATCGATATGCTCATGCCCCGGATGGATGGCTGGCGCCTTGCGGCGGAGATAAATCGCGACCGGGCCATCAATTCGGCCCGACTTATTTTGATGGTAAGCCAGGGTATGATGGGAGCGGAGGCAAAGATGACCCTCCTTCAGTGGTTTAATGGGTACATCACCAAACCCATTAAACGAAGGGAACTGTTTGAGGTTATTCAGCAAGCCCTCATTACCACCATCGATCTGGAAGATACGCAGGAATCTCAGGAGGTATCCGAAGGGGAAACCTTCGTCCCCTCAGACAAAGAAACCTCTTTGCTTTCAAGAAAGGGGATCCCCGTTTCCGTAGCGGAATCCTCCCGGCCATCTCTTTCTCTTCGCATTCTGGTGGTAGAAGACCATCCTATTAATCAACAACTGTTTGTTACTATTCTCCAACGCCTTGGCTACAGAGACATAGAAACCGCCAATAACGGGGAAGAGGCCCTTACCCTGGTAAGACAGACAAAACCAGAACTCATCTTCATGGACATCCAAATGCCCGGTATGAACGGCTATGAGGTTACCCAGCATCTCCGCGAGGAGGGCTTTGAAGGGCCTATCATCGCGGTTACGGCCAGCGCCTTAAGTGAGGAAAGGGAACGATGTCTTCAAGCTGGGATGAACGATATCATTACCAAACCCTATAAGCGACAGGATATCGCTCAGGTGGTATCCCGATGGACGGGGGCCATCTTGCAGAAAAAACCCGGCTCCGCCACCTCTGAGGAAGCCCGTCAGCCCCCCAGCACCAATGAAACCAGAACCAACTACGTTCAGGAAGAAAAAGCCACCCCTCGAAACAACGAATTCCGGGGTGTTTCTCGGATTTTCGAAGAATCGGAAGAAATCGAAGAATTGGAAGTCATCGAAGAAGATGCGAAAGAAGAGCCTATTTTTGATGTGGATGAACTTTTAGACAATTTTCTGGGAGAAATCGAAACGGTTATTCCCCTGCTTGCCCAATTCCTTGAACGGACAGAAGGAAAGATCCAACAACTTCCCGATCTCTTACGGAACCAGAGCTGGGAAACCCTTGAACGGGAAGCCCACACCATTAAAGGAAGCGCCCTCAACCTCGGGGCCCATGGGTTAGGGAAAGCAGCCCTTACGCTGGAAGAGGCCACAAAAAAGAAAGACCCTGCACTTATTCCGTCGGCAATCCAGGTTGTAGCGCAGGCCTTTAAAGTATTTAAAGAACACGCCCAAAGGGTCATTAGCGAACATACAAGGGAAAAGAAAGAGGATGAATCCCCCTAG
- the infA gene encoding translation initiation factor IF-1 → MAKEEAIEVEGIVREALPNTMFRVELDNQNGHLILAHLSGKMRKHYIRIVPGDRVRIALSPYDLSRGRIIYREK, encoded by the coding sequence GTGGCAAAAGAAGAAGCGATAGAAGTAGAAGGTATTGTGCGGGAAGCCCTCCCCAATACCATGTTCCGGGTTGAATTGGACAACCAGAATGGGCATCTTATCCTGGCGCACCTGTCGGGAAAAATGCGGAAACATTACATCCGAATTGTTCCTGGAGATCGGGTACGGATTGCCCTCTCTCCCTATGATCTCAGCAGGGGCCGAATCATTTATCGTGAGAAATAA
- a CDS encoding VWA domain-containing protein gives MFFQFEYPQYVLVMAGLFSLLWLWRRYGKRSVLFTVPLGAPGGNTFGLRYDWRIMLWCSRAGEWLGILLLIIAAGNPQLVENKPFYLERGQEIMFVLDVSPSMAALDMGGKNRLEAAKAVIQRLAGLRPADALGLVAVGRDAALLVPPTIDHGTFFKRLNNLKLGELGDGTAIGMGLALAAFHTQKMANLKEGSAPMVVLLTDGENNAGSIHPDRAAEIIKDLGLSFWVIGVGRQGEVPLDYTDPSTGERRVGTFESRYDVQSLMSLAEKGGGGFMVADSVESLEKAFTRVDRSSKKTSRVVHVAVRHSLLKPFLEWGVILLVVFWIIRRILLRELV, from the coding sequence ATGTTTTTTCAATTTGAATATCCCCAATATGTACTGGTGATGGCGGGACTTTTTTCTCTCCTGTGGTTGTGGAGGCGGTATGGGAAAAGGTCCGTTCTCTTTACCGTTCCTCTTGGCGCACCGGGAGGAAACACCTTTGGTCTCCGGTATGATTGGCGTATCATGTTATGGTGTAGCCGAGCGGGGGAGTGGTTAGGGATATTGCTCCTGATTATTGCCGCTGGTAATCCGCAGCTGGTGGAAAACAAGCCCTTCTACCTTGAACGGGGACAGGAGATCATGTTTGTGCTGGATGTAAGCCCCAGTATGGCAGCCCTCGACATGGGAGGAAAGAATCGTCTGGAGGCCGCAAAAGCGGTGATTCAGCGTCTGGCGGGGCTGCGACCCGCCGATGCCTTAGGCCTTGTGGCGGTAGGTCGCGATGCGGCCCTCTTGGTTCCTCCTACGATAGATCACGGGACCTTCTTTAAACGATTGAACAATCTGAAACTGGGTGAACTGGGAGATGGAACCGCCATTGGAATGGGGCTGGCCCTGGCTGCGTTTCATACCCAGAAGATGGCCAATCTCAAAGAAGGATCTGCGCCCATGGTAGTGCTTCTTACGGATGGAGAAAACAATGCCGGCTCGATTCATCCCGATAGGGCCGCAGAAATTATAAAGGATCTGGGGCTGTCCTTCTGGGTCATTGGGGTGGGACGCCAGGGAGAAGTACCCCTCGACTATACGGACCCCTCTACAGGGGAACGACGGGTGGGAACCTTCGAATCCCGCTATGATGTTCAGTCCCTGATGTCCCTGGCAGAAAAAGGAGGCGGGGGCTTTATGGTGGCCGATTCGGTAGAATCCCTCGAAAAGGCCTTTACCCGGGTAGACCGTTCTTCTAAAAAGACTAGCCGGGTAGTCCATGTGGCGGTCCGTCATTCGCTACTGAAACCCTTTTTAGAATGGGGTGTGATTCTTCTCGTTGTGTTTTGGATTATTCGTCGCATCCTTTTGCGGGAGCTTGTATGA
- a CDS encoding histidinol-phosphatase, with the protein MRYSCVHTHTSFCDGEGSVEELCQAAFERGLEAIGFSAHAPLPKAPGLHYEIHLLEENFDAYVEAVLSARNRWEGKLTVYLGLEVDYIPGILGPADFQNKGYDFDFLIGSVHYLVPEKGSPPFAIDGDIQEWQQGVQEGFGGDYEAAAYAYWQTLREMIQKGNFDILGHMDLIKKNHHPWLETQAPNRYLQWAKEVIPYLENTSIIVEINTGGLIRRRVPELYPAPFLLKELAQHHIPVTINADAHRPEHLGLYYETAHHAALKAGYTTMLVATSAPPTTSHSTKRKIHWEEVALT; encoded by the coding sequence ATGCGCTACAGTTGTGTACACACCCATACATCCTTTTGTGATGGAGAAGGCTCCGTAGAAGAACTGTGTCAGGCCGCCTTTGAACGGGGCTTAGAAGCCATAGGGTTTAGTGCCCATGCCCCCCTCCCGAAAGCACCGGGGCTCCATTATGAGATCCATCTTTTAGAAGAAAACTTCGATGCCTATGTGGAAGCGGTTCTCTCGGCCCGGAACCGCTGGGAAGGCAAGCTCACCGTGTATCTGGGCCTTGAGGTCGATTATATCCCGGGCATCCTGGGCCCAGCGGACTTTCAGAACAAGGGCTACGACTTCGATTTTCTGATTGGTTCCGTGCATTACCTGGTGCCAGAGAAAGGATCTCCCCCCTTTGCAATCGACGGAGACATCCAGGAATGGCAGCAGGGGGTTCAGGAAGGGTTTGGCGGGGATTACGAGGCCGCAGCGTACGCGTACTGGCAGACCCTCAGAGAGATGATACAAAAGGGGAACTTCGATATTCTGGGACACATGGACCTGATAAAAAAGAACCACCATCCCTGGCTCGAGACCCAGGCGCCGAACCGCTACCTTCAATGGGCAAAAGAGGTTATTCCTTATCTCGAAAACACATCCATTATTGTAGAAATCAACACCGGCGGGCTTATCCGGCGAAGGGTCCCCGAACTGTATCCTGCCCCTTTTCTTTTAAAAGAACTGGCCCAACACCATATTCCGGTAACCATCAATGCCGACGCCCACCGGCCAGAACATCTCGGCCTCTATTACGAAACGGCCCATCATGCGGCCCTCAAGGCCGGGTATACTACCATGCTGGTGGCAACCTCCGCTCCCCCCACCACTTCTCACAGCACAAAAAGAAAAATCCATTGGGAAGAGGTTGCCCTGACCTGA
- a CDS encoding VWA domain-containing protein, with protein MRLEHPQFLWLFVGLIPLWIVLYRERQRRWVSLEQLSAPLDAEYIKKRSKSRDSCMLLSLAFLIIALAGPRWGTRTIPERRSGLDLLFAFDVSNSMLVEDISPNRLERAKKIALEVLSQLEQEGFLFHCGVALGKGQAVLAVPLTSDTESVQRMIQDLSPDIYSSRGTNLSALVEVAEEAFSPELATRKVVLLFSDGETLSGGEEGAFSLSGEKSLRFGVVGVGTPEGGPVPVKGVSSQKGTPIISTLRRDFLQKLALIRGGIYVDGAQEDVVLRLIDFLKPFLSGETQPFDVRKEVIDQRPFFILLALGSLFLPEILVSKRKRTK; from the coding sequence ATGAGACTTGAACATCCCCAATTTCTCTGGTTATTTGTAGGATTGATACCCCTTTGGATTGTCTTATATAGGGAACGGCAGCGCCGTTGGGTATCCCTGGAGCAGCTGAGCGCCCCTTTAGATGCGGAGTATATAAAAAAACGGAGCAAAAGCCGGGATTCTTGTATGCTTCTTTCCCTGGCCTTTCTTATCATAGCCCTGGCGGGCCCCCGCTGGGGAACACGAACTATCCCGGAACGACGCAGTGGTCTGGATCTCCTGTTTGCCTTTGATGTTTCGAACAGCATGTTGGTGGAAGATATTTCCCCCAACCGATTGGAAAGGGCAAAGAAGATAGCCTTGGAAGTTCTTTCCCAGCTTGAACAAGAGGGTTTCTTGTTTCACTGCGGTGTGGCGCTGGGAAAGGGACAGGCGGTTCTTGCGGTTCCTCTTACCAGCGACACAGAATCGGTGCAACGAATGATCCAGGACCTTTCGCCGGACATATACTCCTCCCGGGGGACAAACCTTTCAGCCCTGGTGGAGGTCGCTGAGGAAGCCTTTTCCCCAGAGTTGGCTACTCGGAAGGTGGTGCTTTTATTTTCTGATGGAGAAACATTGAGCGGCGGGGAAGAAGGGGCTTTTTCTCTTTCCGGCGAAAAATCCCTGAGGTTTGGGGTCGTTGGGGTGGGAACCCCTGAAGGGGGGCCCGTTCCTGTTAAAGGGGTAAGTAGCCAAAAGGGGACTCCCATTATAAGTACCCTCAGGAGAGATTTTTTACAAAAACTCGCCCTGATACGGGGTGGCATCTATGTAGATGGGGCTCAGGAAGATGTGGTGCTTCGGCTTATCGATTTTCTAAAACCTTTCCTTTCTGGGGAGACCCAACCCTTTGATGTTCGAAAAGAAGTGATAGATCAACGACCGTTCTTTATCTTGCTTGCCCTGGGAAGTCTTTTCCTCCCGGAGATTCTGGTTTCAAAAAGGAAGCGTACCAAATGA
- a CDS encoding TraR/DksA family transcriptional regulator, with protein sequence MDKEFVEKMRESLINLKKEIISTLVAGNEDFKEIVEGMDPKDFADIASDDIDRKMIETLGTQDIKRLKAIDNALSRIQQGKYGLCIKCGKKIPQDRLEAIPYALMCIECKSSEERRNR encoded by the coding sequence ATGGATAAAGAATTTGTAGAAAAAATGAGAGAATCCCTGATAAATCTCAAAAAAGAAATTATCTCTACGTTGGTGGCAGGTAACGAGGATTTTAAAGAAATTGTGGAAGGGATGGACCCAAAAGACTTTGCGGACATTGCTTCCGATGATATCGATCGAAAAATGATTGAAACCCTGGGAACCCAGGACATTAAACGACTCAAAGCGATTGATAACGCCTTAAGCCGGATACAGCAGGGGAAATACGGGCTTTGTATCAAGTGTGGAAAAAAGATTCCCCAGGATCGGCTCGAGGCAATCCCCTATGCCCTCATGTGTATTGAATGTAAGTCATCGGAGGAACGGCGGAATCGTTAA